From a region of the Oryza sativa Japonica Group chromosome 6, ASM3414082v1 genome:
- the LOC4341175 gene encoding CMP-sialic acid transporter 1 precursor translates to MQWYLVAALLTVLTSSQGILTTLSQSNGKYKYDYATIPFLAELFKLSFSSFFLWKECQSSSPPRMTKEWRSIRLYLVPSVIYLIHNNVQFATLTYVDPSTYQIMGNLKIVTTGILFRLVLKRKLSNLQWMAVVLLAVGTTTSQVKGCGDAPCDSLFSAPFQGYMLGILSACLSALAGVYTEYLMKKNNDSLYWQNVQLYTFGVIFNMGWLIYGDFKAGFERGPWWQRLFNGYSITTWMVVFNLGSTGLLVSWLMKYSDNIVKVYSTSMAMLLTMVLSVYLFNVRATLQLFLGIVICIISLQMYFMPVNMLVELPQALPVTSK, encoded by the exons GGTATCTTGACTACCCTCTCGCAGAGCAATGGCAAATATAAGTACGACTACGCAACCATTCCATTTCTCGCAGAACTCTTCAAG CTGTCTTTCTCAAGCTTCTTTCTTTGGAAGGAATGCCAGTCTTCATCTCCACCAAGGATGACAAAAGAGTGGAGGAGTATACGACTATACCTTGTTCCTTCAGTCATATATCTCATCCACAACAATGTGCAGTTTGCCACCTTGACCTATGTTGATCCATCTACCTATCAGATAATGGGAAACCTTAAAATTGTCACAACTGGAATTCTGTTTAG GCTTGTCCTAAAAAGGAAGTTGTCAAATCTACAATGGATGGCAGTAGTTTTACTGGCTGTTGGAACTACTACAAGTCAG GTTAAAGGATGTGGCGATGCTCCATGTGATTCTCTTTTTTCAGCCCCATTTCAGGGTTACATGCTTGGGATACTTTCTGCTTGCCTTTCTGCACTAGCTGGTGTCTACACTGAATATTTGATGAAGAAGAATAATGATAGTCTGTACTGGCAAAATGTACAATTATATAC GTTTGGTGTTATATTCAACATGGGATGGCTTATCTATGGTGACTTCAAAGCTGGATTTGAGAGGGGTCCATGGTGGCAGCGTCTTTTTAATGGCTATTCTATCACAACGTGGATGGTTGTGTTCAATTTAGGGTCTACTGGCCTTCTGGTCTCATGGCTGATGAAGTATTCTGACAATATAGTCAAG GTGTACTCAACTTCAATGGCCATGCTTTTAACAATGGTATTGTCTGTATATCTTTTCAATGTGAGAGCAACACTTCAg CTTTTCCTAGGCATTGTCATCTGCATAATTTCCCTGCAGATGTATTTTATGCCTGTGAACATGCTTGTTGAATTGCCACAAGCATTGCCAGTTACTTCAAAGTAG
- the LOC4341174 gene encoding uncharacterized protein → MGSLGPAVVVSASAAKMAGGGQQPSTERKETSSAFGGGCCGGGFQMPLHYPRYKKADYEAMPEWRVDCLLREYGLPVDGGVEEKRRFAMGAFLWPDQY, encoded by the coding sequence ATGGGATCGTTGGGCCCTGCTGTTGTGGTGAGCGCGAGCGCGGcgaagatggccggcggcgggcagcaGCCGTCGACGGAGAGGAAGGAGACGTCGTCGGCGTTCGGCGGCgggtgctgcggcggcggcttccaGATGCCGCTGCACTACCCGCGGTACAAGAAGGCGGACTACGAGGCGATGCCGGAGTGGCGCGTGGACTGCCTCCTCCGGGAGTACGGCCTccccgtcgacggcggcgtggaggagaAGCGGAGGTTCGCCATGGGCGCCTTCCTCTGGCCCGACCAGTACTGA